Proteins from a genomic interval of Pseudomonas asplenii:
- a CDS encoding copper chaperone PCu(A)C, with product MLKNALLLAALLLPVGFAHAHEFTVGELRIDHPWSQELPPNAPTVAAYFTLQNQGTTDDRLTSVDSPIAGKAELHEHVMQANLMKMQQVPDVTIPAKGEVKFAPMAYHVMLLDLKDRSLLQDGKHFPLTLHFEKAGAVTVEVAVQRQPPAASPAKMHMHAQ from the coding sequence CAAGAATGCCCTGCTTCTGGCCGCGTTGCTGCTGCCCGTCGGCTTTGCCCATGCCCACGAATTCACCGTCGGCGAATTGCGGATCGACCATCCGTGGTCCCAGGAACTGCCACCCAATGCGCCCACCGTGGCTGCCTATTTCACCCTGCAGAACCAGGGGACGACAGATGACCGACTGACCAGCGTCGACAGCCCTATCGCCGGCAAAGCCGAACTGCATGAGCATGTGATGCAGGCGAATCTGATGAAGATGCAGCAGGTGCCGGATGTCACCATCCCCGCCAAGGGCGAGGTGAAGTTCGCACCCATGGCCTATCACGTGATGCTGCTCGATCTCAAAGACCGCAGCCTGCTGCAGGACGGCAAGCACTTCCCGCTGACCCTGCACTTCGAAAAGGCCGGCGCGGTCACCGTCGAGGTCGCGGTACAACGCCAGCCGCCCGCCGCGTCCCCGGCCAAGATGCACATGCACGCCCAGTAA
- a CDS encoding DUF2946 domain-containing protein: MRTSRSRPSHSRSQTRGSWLSLFAMLMIFIGPLISQAMPMDQHAMSMAMNMDMPMPVDMPMDMPGHHAAERAKDSSSSPGKSAEHHALWEKCGYCSLLFSCPALPQSLSFTALEGPRPAPTVDSRTRLGHARQSIFPGARTRAPPAVPQATTDLTPDPIAL, translated from the coding sequence ATGCGCACCTCGCGCAGCAGACCCAGCCACTCCCGCAGCCAGACACGCGGCAGTTGGCTGAGTCTTTTCGCCATGCTGATGATCTTTATCGGTCCGCTGATTTCCCAGGCGATGCCGATGGACCAGCACGCCATGTCCATGGCGATGAACATGGACATGCCAATGCCCGTGGACATGCCGATGGACATGCCCGGGCACCATGCTGCTGAGCGCGCAAAAGACTCCAGCAGCTCCCCTGGCAAGAGTGCCGAACACCACGCGCTCTGGGAAAAGTGTGGCTATTGCAGCCTGCTGTTCAGTTGTCCGGCGCTGCCGCAAAGCCTGAGTTTCACCGCACTCGAAGGCCCCCGACCAGCCCCCACGGTCGACTCCCGAACCCGCCTGGGACATGCCCGGCAGAGCATTTTCCCCGGCGCCCGGACCCGCGCGCCACCTGCCGTCCCTCAAGCAACGACAGACCTCACACCCGACCCGATCGCCCTGTAA
- a CDS encoding TonB-dependent copper receptor, translating into MSMTQTRLRAARATTLFVPNALRQAGALMRGALLAPTVFAVDAPDEHESHAQEISPTVITAVAPSSPLTVITNPKDPRQPVPASDGGDYLKTIPGFALVRNGGTNGDPVLRGMFGSRLNILTNGSMMLGACPGRMDAPTSYISPETYDKLTVIKGPQTVLWGPGASAGTILFDREPEHFGELGSRINASVLAGSNGRFDKLVDAAVGGPQGYIRAIGNQAHADDYKDGHNDTVPSRYDKWNGDVALGWTPDADTLLELTAGKGDGEARYAGRGMDGAQFKRESLGLRFEKSNLGEVLDKLEAQVYYNYADHVMDNYTLRQPSGTGMMAGPMASNVDRRTLGARIKATWRWADWQLIGGLDAQTSEHRQRSSMGIDTYKDLPRTRDADFHNYGVFGELTWYAAERDRLISGARLDRASARDFRQTLGSGMSTQANPTADETRADTLPSGFVRYEHDLAESPTTVYAGLGHAERFPDYWELFSPDSGPAGSLNAFDAIKPEKTTQLDFGVQYKSADLEAWASGYVGQVRDFILFNYQPGMMGTTSQAQNVDARIMGGELGAAYQLTPNWKADAALAYAWGKNTSDGKALPQIPPLDSRFGLTYSQDDWSAGALWRVVAAQNRIDQNKGNVVGKDFSKSSGFGVFSLNGAYRVNRHVKLSTGVDNLFNKAYAEHLNLAGNAGFGYPANDPQAINEPGRTVWTKVDMAF; encoded by the coding sequence ATGTCCATGACACAGACTCGCCTGCGCGCTGCGCGGGCGACAACCCTTTTCGTCCCGAACGCATTGCGCCAGGCCGGCGCCCTGATGCGTGGAGCGCTGCTGGCGCCGACCGTGTTCGCCGTCGATGCACCCGATGAGCATGAATCGCATGCCCAGGAAATCAGCCCGACCGTGATCACAGCGGTGGCCCCCAGTTCGCCATTGACGGTCATTACCAACCCCAAGGACCCACGCCAACCAGTCCCGGCCAGCGATGGCGGCGACTACCTCAAGACCATCCCCGGCTTCGCCCTGGTCCGCAATGGCGGCACCAATGGCGATCCGGTGCTGCGCGGGATGTTCGGCTCGCGCCTGAACATCCTCACCAACGGCAGCATGATGCTCGGTGCCTGCCCGGGCCGGATGGACGCGCCGACCTCCTATATCTCGCCGGAAACCTACGACAAGCTGACCGTGATCAAGGGCCCGCAAACCGTGCTCTGGGGCCCGGGCGCCTCGGCCGGGACGATCCTGTTCGACCGCGAGCCGGAGCACTTCGGCGAACTCGGCAGCCGGATCAACGCCAGTGTCCTGGCCGGCTCCAATGGCCGCTTCGACAAGCTGGTGGATGCCGCCGTGGGGGGACCCCAGGGCTATATCCGGGCAATCGGCAACCAGGCCCACGCCGATGACTACAAGGACGGCCACAACGACACCGTGCCCTCGCGCTACGACAAGTGGAACGGCGACGTCGCCCTCGGCTGGACCCCGGACGCCGACACCCTGCTGGAGCTCACCGCCGGCAAGGGCGATGGCGAGGCCCGCTATGCCGGGCGCGGCATGGACGGTGCGCAGTTCAAGCGCGAAAGCCTCGGCCTGCGTTTCGAAAAGTCGAACCTCGGCGAGGTGCTCGACAAGCTCGAGGCCCAGGTCTACTACAACTATGCCGACCACGTGATGGATAACTACACGCTGCGCCAGCCGTCCGGCACCGGGATGATGGCCGGGCCCATGGCGTCCAACGTCGACCGCCGAACCCTCGGAGCCCGGATCAAGGCCACCTGGCGTTGGGCCGACTGGCAACTGATCGGCGGCCTCGACGCGCAGACCAGCGAGCACCGCCAGCGCAGCAGCATGGGCATCGACACCTACAAGGACCTGCCACGAACCAGGGACGCCGATTTCCACAACTACGGCGTATTCGGCGAACTGACCTGGTACGCCGCCGAGCGCGACCGCCTCATCAGCGGCGCACGGCTGGACCGCGCCTCGGCCCGGGATTTTCGCCAGACTCTCGGTTCCGGCATGAGCACGCAAGCGAACCCGACCGCTGACGAAACCCGCGCCGACACCCTGCCCAGCGGCTTCGTCCGTTATGAGCACGATCTGGCCGAAAGCCCCACCACGGTCTACGCAGGCCTCGGTCACGCCGAGCGTTTCCCGGACTACTGGGAGCTGTTCTCGCCCGACAGCGGTCCCGCCGGTTCGCTCAACGCCTTCGATGCGATCAAGCCGGAGAAAACCACGCAACTGGACTTCGGCGTGCAGTACAAGAGCGCCGACCTGGAAGCCTGGGCCTCGGGCTATGTCGGCCAGGTGCGCGACTTCATCCTGTTCAACTACCAGCCGGGCATGATGGGGACCACCTCCCAGGCGCAGAACGTCGATGCGCGGATCATGGGCGGCGAACTGGGCGCGGCCTATCAACTGACCCCGAACTGGAAAGCTGACGCTGCCCTGGCCTATGCCTGGGGCAAGAACACCAGTGACGGCAAGGCCCTGCCGCAGATTCCGCCACTCGACAGTCGTTTCGGTCTGACCTACAGCCAGGACGACTGGAGTGCCGGCGCCTTGTGGCGGGTGGTCGCGGCGCAGAACCGCATCGACCAGAACAAGGGCAACGTGGTCGGCAAGGACTTCTCGAAGAGTTCCGGTTTCGGCGTGTTCTCCCTCAACGGCGCGTACCGGGTCAACCGGCACGTGAAACTCAGCACCGGCGTCGACAACCTGTTCAACAAGGCCTATGCCGAACACCTGAACCTGGCGGGTAACGCCGGCTTCGGCTACCCGGCCAACGACCCGCAGGCAATCAACGAACCGGGCCGCACCGTCTGGACCAAGGTGGATATGGCCTTCTAG
- a CDS encoding PepSY-associated TM helix domain-containing protein, whose protein sequence is MSQPKISFYNLAWRWHFYAGLFVAPFMILLALTGIIYLFKPQLDPLMYGNLLKVEPGHHRISADEQLQRIHATYPQGRIKQYLPPADAGSSAQFVVIQDGRELNVFIDPYRGNVLGEQDAKLNLQAVARALHGELMIGTVGDRLVELAAGWGVMLVVSGVYLWWPRGRSSGGVLWPRLNARGRLLWRDLHAVSGFWGSILLLLMLLSGMTWTGFWGKQYAEVWNRFPDPMWNNMPKSDVEARSLNSAARQTVPWAVEHTPMPMSGDHAEHMQHGAASAGPAAPGVTLQQVVDIATARQIEPGYSITLPTTAEGVFTIAVFADDPRNDATLHVDQYTGSVLADVRWQQYGNVARATEMGVMLHEGKLFGPINQIAILLICLMILLGSVSGLVMWWKRRPQGSLGVPPLRHDLPRWKSAMLVMLVLAVLFPLVGASLIVVWLFDKLLLSRLGRQHEPTSPSV, encoded by the coding sequence ATGAGCCAACCGAAAATCTCGTTCTACAACCTAGCCTGGCGCTGGCATTTCTACGCCGGTCTGTTCGTCGCCCCGTTCATGATCCTCCTGGCGCTGACCGGGATCATCTACCTGTTCAAGCCGCAGCTCGACCCGCTGATGTACGGCAATCTGCTCAAGGTCGAGCCCGGCCATCACCGGATCAGCGCCGACGAACAACTGCAGCGGATCCACGCCACCTATCCACAAGGCCGGATCAAGCAATACCTGCCGCCCGCCGATGCTGGGAGCAGTGCGCAGTTCGTGGTGATCCAGGATGGCCGTGAACTCAATGTGTTCATCGACCCCTATCGCGGCAACGTGCTCGGCGAGCAGGATGCCAAGCTCAACCTGCAGGCTGTCGCCCGTGCCCTGCACGGTGAATTGATGATCGGCACCGTGGGCGACCGTCTGGTCGAGCTGGCCGCTGGCTGGGGCGTGATGCTGGTGGTGTCGGGGGTCTACCTCTGGTGGCCCCGTGGGCGCTCGTCGGGCGGCGTGCTCTGGCCACGCCTGAACGCCCGCGGCCGGCTGCTGTGGCGCGACCTGCACGCGGTCAGCGGTTTCTGGGGCTCGATCCTGCTGCTGTTGATGCTGCTCAGCGGCATGACCTGGACCGGTTTCTGGGGCAAACAGTACGCCGAGGTCTGGAACCGGTTCCCCGACCCGATGTGGAACAACATGCCCAAGTCCGACGTCGAGGCCCGCAGTCTGAACAGCGCCGCCCGCCAGACCGTGCCCTGGGCCGTGGAGCACACGCCGATGCCGATGTCCGGCGATCATGCCGAACACATGCAGCACGGCGCCGCCTCGGCCGGTCCTGCGGCACCGGGCGTCACACTGCAGCAGGTGGTCGACATCGCCACGGCGCGCCAGATCGAGCCAGGCTACAGCATCACCTTGCCAACCACTGCCGAAGGCGTCTTCACCATCGCCGTGTTCGCCGACGACCCGCGCAACGACGCCACCCTGCATGTCGACCAGTACACCGGCAGCGTCCTGGCCGATGTGCGCTGGCAGCAATACGGCAATGTCGCCCGGGCCACCGAGATGGGGGTGATGCTGCACGAGGGCAAGCTCTTCGGGCCGATCAACCAGATCGCGATCCTGCTGATCTGCCTGATGATCCTGCTCGGCTCGGTCAGCGGCCTGGTCATGTGGTGGAAACGCCGGCCCCAGGGCAGCCTCGGCGTTCCGCCGCTGCGTCACGACCTGCCACGCTGGAAGAGCGCGATGCTGGTCATGCTGGTGCTGGCGGTACTGTTCCCGCTGGTGGGGGCTTCGCTGATCGTGGTCTGGCTGTTCGACAAGCTGCTATTGTCGCGCCTGGGCCGGCAACATGAACCGACCTCACCTTCAGTCTGA
- a CDS encoding ABC transporter ATP-binding protein, producing MTSLTLANLAWTPLGQGHCHHQFQLRDANLQVAAGEFVGLIGPNGSGKTSLLKCAYRFSLPENGEVLLEHQNVWKQSPRWCAQRIAVVLQEFPDAFGLTVDEVVSMGRTPHKKLFDGETAHDRRLIHQALESVGMLGFEDHAFATLSGGEKQRVILARALAQQPQLLILDEPTNHLDPRYQLELLSLVKRLNIGTLASIHDLNLAAAFCDRLYVLDHGRLVASGTPQAVLTRELLREVFGVEALVDTHPLGGYPRITWITQP from the coding sequence ATGACCTCGCTGACCCTCGCCAACCTGGCCTGGACACCCCTGGGCCAGGGCCACTGCCATCACCAGTTCCAACTGCGTGACGCCAACCTGCAAGTGGCGGCGGGTGAGTTCGTGGGTCTGATCGGCCCCAACGGCAGCGGCAAGACCAGCCTGCTCAAGTGTGCCTATCGCTTCAGCCTGCCGGAGAATGGCGAGGTCCTGCTGGAGCACCAGAACGTCTGGAAGCAGTCGCCACGCTGGTGCGCCCAGCGCATCGCCGTGGTTCTGCAGGAATTTCCCGATGCCTTCGGCCTGACCGTCGACGAAGTGGTCAGCATGGGCCGCACGCCGCACAAGAAACTGTTCGACGGCGAAACCGCACACGATCGCCGACTGATCCACCAGGCCCTGGAATCGGTCGGCATGCTCGGCTTCGAGGACCACGCTTTCGCCACCCTGTCCGGCGGCGAAAAGCAGCGAGTGATCCTCGCCCGCGCCCTGGCCCAGCAGCCGCAGTTGCTGATCCTCGACGAACCGACCAACCACCTCGACCCACGCTACCAACTGGAACTGCTGAGCCTGGTCAAGCGCCTGAACATCGGGACCCTGGCCAGCATCCACGACCTCAACCTGGCCGCCGCCTTCTGCGATCGGCTGTATGTGCTCGACCATGGCCGCCTCGTCGCCAGCGGCACCCCGCAGGCCGTGCTCACCCGTGAGCTGCTGCGCGAGGTGTTCGGTGTCGAGGCACTGGTCGATACCCACCCGCTGGGTGGCTACCCACGCATCACCTGGATAACCCAACCATGA
- a CDS encoding ABC transporter substrate-binding protein gives MKLLRLTLCLGSLLASMTCLAESTHYPLTIHSCNREVTFKEAPRHALSHDINMTQMMLALGLKSHMVGYSGISGWKSVTPQMARILDGLPELAAKYPSVETLLNANVDFFFAGWDYGMRVGGDLTPQTLAPLGINVYELTESCAFVMKRPGASLDDTYNDLRNLGRIFDVQDRAEALIAQMQARVAAVQKNLPADRPRVFLYDSGEDRAMTSGRLAMPQALIEAAGGRNVLDDIDASWTRVNWESVVEKNPQVIVIVDYSEITAEQKQHFLETNPALQSVDAIRNKRFVVIPYAEATPGIDNVNAIETLARAFHPQ, from the coding sequence ATGAAGTTACTGCGCCTGACCCTCTGCCTCGGTTCCCTGCTCGCCTCGATGACCTGCCTGGCCGAGTCGACGCATTACCCGCTGACGATCCACAGTTGCAACCGCGAGGTGACCTTCAAGGAGGCGCCCAGACACGCGCTCAGCCACGACATCAACATGACCCAGATGATGCTCGCCCTCGGTCTGAAGTCGCACATGGTCGGCTACAGCGGCATCAGCGGCTGGAAATCGGTCACCCCGCAAATGGCCAGGATCCTCGACGGCCTGCCGGAACTGGCAGCCAAGTACCCGTCGGTGGAAACCCTGCTCAACGCCAACGTCGACTTCTTCTTCGCCGGCTGGGACTACGGCATGCGCGTCGGCGGCGACCTCACGCCACAGACCCTGGCGCCGCTGGGCATCAACGTCTACGAACTGACCGAGTCCTGCGCCTTCGTGATGAAACGCCCGGGCGCGAGCCTTGATGACACCTACAACGACCTGCGCAACCTGGGGCGGATCTTCGACGTCCAGGACCGCGCCGAAGCGCTGATCGCCCAGATGCAGGCCCGTGTTGCCGCCGTGCAAAAGAACCTGCCTGCCGACCGCCCACGGGTGTTCCTCTACGACAGCGGCGAGGATCGCGCCATGACCTCCGGCCGCCTGGCCATGCCTCAGGCACTGATCGAAGCGGCCGGCGGACGCAACGTGCTCGACGACATCGATGCCAGCTGGACCCGCGTCAACTGGGAAAGCGTGGTGGAGAAGAACCCGCAGGTGATCGTCATCGTCGACTACAGCGAAATCACCGCCGAGCAGAAGCAACATTTCCTGGAAACCAATCCGGCCCTGCAGTCGGTGGATGCGATCCGCAACAAGCGTTTCGTGGTCATCCCCTACGCCGAGGCGACGCCGGGTATCGATAACGTCAATGCCATCGAAACCCTGGCCAGGGCGTTCCATCCACAATGA
- a CDS encoding FecCD family ABC transporter permease, translating to MMSRRYPLLLLALGALLLVSCVVSLGFGPARLPVDLVGRILAYKLLGSGTPDWNAGQEHIVWLIRVPRMLLGALVGAGLALIGAVLQAVTRNPLADPHLLGVTSGATLGAVIVVLHVGEIAGLLTLPIAAFIGALGSMLAVLAIASRNGRLDSERLLLCGVAVSFVMMALANLLLFLGDHRASSAVMFWMLGGLGLARWELLLVPTLSVLCGLLLLLGMARSLNALMAGEQTAVTLGLSARNVRLKVFLIASLMTGVLVSISGSIGFVGLMVPHIARYLVGAEHRRLLPVSALLGSLFLIWVDVAARTLIAPEDLPIGVATAAIGGLFFIGLMRRR from the coding sequence ATGATGAGCCGCCGCTATCCCCTGTTGCTGCTGGCGCTCGGCGCGCTGCTGCTGGTGTCTTGCGTGGTGTCGCTGGGCTTCGGCCCGGCGCGGCTGCCGGTGGACCTGGTAGGGCGCATCCTTGCCTACAAGCTGCTGGGCAGTGGTACGCCGGACTGGAACGCCGGACAGGAGCACATCGTCTGGCTGATCCGTGTTCCGCGCATGTTGCTCGGCGCACTGGTCGGCGCCGGCCTGGCCTTGATCGGTGCGGTACTGCAGGCGGTGACCCGCAATCCGCTGGCCGACCCGCATCTGCTCGGTGTCACGTCCGGGGCGACCCTCGGTGCGGTGATCGTGGTGTTGCACGTGGGTGAAATTGCCGGCCTGCTGACCCTGCCCATCGCCGCCTTCATCGGCGCGCTGGGCAGCATGCTGGCGGTGCTCGCCATCGCCAGTCGCAACGGCCGACTGGACAGCGAACGGCTGTTGCTGTGCGGGGTAGCCGTGTCGTTCGTGATGATGGCGTTGGCCAATCTGCTGTTGTTTCTCGGCGATCACCGGGCCAGTTCCGCGGTGATGTTCTGGATGCTCGGCGGCCTCGGCCTGGCGCGCTGGGAATTGCTGCTGGTACCGACGCTGAGCGTGCTTTGCGGGCTGCTCCTGCTGCTGGGCATGGCCCGCTCGCTGAACGCGCTGATGGCCGGCGAACAAACCGCCGTGACCCTGGGCCTGAGCGCACGCAATGTGCGCCTCAAGGTATTCCTGATCGCCTCGCTGATGACCGGTGTGCTGGTGTCCATCAGTGGTTCGATCGGTTTCGTCGGGCTGATGGTGCCGCATATTGCCCGCTATCTGGTGGGCGCCGAACACCGTCGGCTGCTGCCGGTGTCGGCGTTGCTCGGCAGCCTGTTCCTGATCTGGGTCGATGTGGCGGCGCGAACCCTCATCGCTCCGGAGGACCTGCCGATTGGCGTCGCCACCGCCGCCATCGGTGGTCTGTTCTTCATCGGATTGATGCGGCGCCGATAA
- the urtA gene encoding urea ABC transporter substrate-binding protein translates to MKRRSLIKAFTLSASIAAMGLTWTVEAAETIKVGILHSLSGTMAISETSLKDMALMTIDEINAKGGVNGKMLEPVVVDPASNWPLFAEKSRQLLTQDKVAVVFGCWTSVSRKSVLPVFEELNGLLFYPVQYEGEEMSPNVFYTGAAPNQQAIPAVEYLMSEDGGSAKRFFLLGTDYVYPRTTNKILRAFLHSKGVADKDIEEVYTPFGHADYQTIVANIKKFSAGGKTAVISTVNGDSNVPFYKELANQGLKATDVPVVAFSVGEEELRGIDTKPLVGNLAAWNYFESLNNPVNKKFVADWKAYAKKKNLPGADKAVTNDPMEATYVGIHMWAQAAEKAKSTDVDKVREALAGQTFAAPSGYTLTMDKTNHHLHKPVMIGEIQPDGQFNVVWQTEGPIRAQPWSPFIPGNDKKPDYAVKSN, encoded by the coding sequence ATGAAGCGTCGTAGTTTGATCAAGGCTTTCACCCTGTCGGCATCGATTGCCGCCATGGGCCTGACCTGGACCGTCGAGGCCGCCGAGACCATCAAGGTCGGCATCCTGCACTCGCTGTCCGGGACCATGGCGATCTCCGAGACGTCGCTCAAGGACATGGCGTTGATGACCATCGACGAGATCAACGCCAAGGGCGGGGTCAACGGCAAGATGCTCGAACCGGTGGTGGTCGACCCGGCCTCTAACTGGCCGCTGTTCGCCGAGAAAAGCCGCCAGCTGCTGACCCAGGACAAGGTCGCGGTGGTGTTCGGTTGCTGGACTTCGGTGTCGCGCAAATCAGTGCTGCCGGTGTTCGAGGAACTCAATGGCCTGCTGTTCTACCCGGTCCAGTACGAAGGCGAAGAAATGTCGCCGAACGTCTTCTACACCGGCGCCGCACCGAACCAGCAGGCGATCCCGGCCGTGGAATACCTGATGAGCGAAGACGGCGGCAGCGCCAAGCGCTTCTTCCTGCTCGGCACCGACTACGTCTACCCGCGCACCACCAACAAGATCCTGCGGGCGTTCCTGCACTCCAAGGGCGTGGCGGACAAGGATATCGAAGAGGTCTACACCCCGTTCGGCCATGCCGACTACCAGACCATCGTCGCCAACATCAAGAAATTCTCCGCCGGTGGCAAGACCGCCGTGATCTCCACCGTCAATGGCGACTCCAACGTGCCGTTCTACAAAGAACTGGCGAACCAGGGCCTGAAGGCCACCGACGTGCCGGTGGTGGCGTTCTCCGTCGGCGAGGAAGAACTGCGCGGCATCGACACCAAACCACTGGTGGGCAACCTCGCGGCCTGGAACTACTTCGAGTCGCTGAACAACCCGGTGAACAAGAAGTTCGTCGCCGACTGGAAAGCCTACGCCAAGAAGAAAAACCTGCCGGGTGCCGACAAGGCCGTGACCAACGACCCGATGGAAGCCACCTATGTCGGCATCCACATGTGGGCCCAGGCGGCGGAAAAAGCCAAGTCGACCGATGTCGACAAGGTCCGCGAAGCCCTCGCCGGCCAGACCTTCGCCGCGCCGTCGGGCTACACCCTGACCATGGACAAGACCAACCACCACCTGCACAAGCCGGTGATGATCGGCGAGATCCAGCCGGACGGTCAGTTCAACGTGGTCTGGCAGACCGAAGGGCCGATTCGCGCCCAGCCATGGAGCCCGTTCATCCCGGGTAACGACAAGAAGCCGGACTACGCGGTGAAGAGCAACTGA
- the urtB gene encoding urea ABC transporter permease subunit UrtB → MPTALYRLILALAVVLPMAAHASDASDFVAANPTQQAKLLESWAAQPDPARIELIDSLQQGQISVDGAPAQPVRLNNRLRGLIDNAVAAQQLLAADAKVRLAAAVQLQKSAKPAQLPFLDRQLAGETHADVHAALSLALANLQLVDPDPAVRLAAVRLLGESGEPLARTRLEDLLQPGVEPDANVHTAAETSLAQVKRKLMVGEMLGQAFSGMSLGSILLLAALGLAITFGLLGVINMAHGEMLMLGAYATYGVQLLFQRFMPQAIDYYPLAALPVAFFVTAAIGMALERTVIRHLYGRPLETLLATWGISLMLIQLVRLLFGAQNVEVANPAWLSGGIQVLPNLVLPYSRLVIIAFALFVVALTWLLLNKTRLGLNVRAVTQNRNMAACCGVPTGRVDMLAFGLGSGIAGLGGVALSQIGNVGPDLGQSYIIDSFLVVVLGGVGQLAGSVTAAFGLGIANKILEPQIGAVLGKILILALIILFIQKRPQGLFALKGRVID, encoded by the coding sequence ATGCCCACTGCCCTTTATCGCCTGATCCTTGCCCTGGCTGTCGTGCTACCCATGGCCGCCCACGCCAGCGATGCCAGCGACTTCGTCGCCGCCAACCCGACGCAACAGGCCAAGCTGCTGGAAAGCTGGGCCGCCCAACCGGACCCGGCGCGTATCGAACTGATCGACAGCCTGCAACAGGGCCAGATCAGCGTCGACGGTGCCCCGGCTCAACCCGTACGCCTGAACAACCGCCTGCGCGGCCTGATCGACAACGCCGTGGCGGCCCAGCAATTGCTCGCCGCTGACGCCAAGGTGCGCCTCGCCGCCGCCGTGCAACTGCAAAAGAGCGCCAAGCCGGCGCAACTGCCCTTCCTCGACCGGCAACTGGCCGGGGAAACCCACGCCGATGTCCACGCGGCACTGAGCCTGGCCCTGGCCAATCTGCAACTGGTCGATCCCGATCCGGCCGTACGCCTGGCCGCCGTGCGCCTGCTCGGTGAGAGCGGCGAGCCGCTGGCCCGCACCCGCCTCGAGGACTTGCTGCAACCGGGCGTCGAACCGGATGCCAACGTACACACCGCCGCCGAGACCAGCCTGGCCCAGGTCAAGCGCAAGCTGATGGTCGGCGAGATGCTCGGCCAGGCCTTCAGCGGCATGTCCCTGGGTTCGATCCTGCTGCTGGCGGCCCTGGGCCTGGCGATCACCTTCGGCCTGCTCGGGGTGATCAACATGGCCCACGGCGAGATGCTGATGCTCGGCGCCTACGCCACCTATGGCGTACAACTGCTGTTCCAGCGTTTCATGCCCCAGGCCATCGACTACTACCCGCTGGCGGCCCTGCCGGTGGCGTTCTTCGTCACCGCCGCCATCGGCATGGCCCTGGAGCGCACGGTGATCCGCCACCTCTACGGCCGTCCGCTGGAGACCCTGCTCGCCACCTGGGGTATCAGCCTGATGCTGATCCAGCTGGTGCGCCTGCTGTTCGGCGCGCAGAACGTCGAAGTCGCCAACCCGGCGTGGCTGTCCGGTGGCATCCAGGTGTTGCCCAACCTCGTGCTGCCCTACAGCCGCCTGGTGATCATCGCCTTCGCGCTGTTCGTGGTGGCCCTGACCTGGCTGCTGTTGAACAAGACCCGCCTGGGCCTGAACGTGCGCGCAGTCACCCAGAACCGCAACATGGCCGCCTGCTGCGGCGTACCCACCGGGCGTGTGGACATGCTCGCCTTCGGCCTCGGCTCGGGGATCGCCGGGCTCGGCGGCGTGGCCCTGAGCCAGATCGGCAACGTCGGCCCGGACCTCGGCCAGAGCTACATCATCGACTCGTTCCTGGTGGTGGTACTCGGCGGCGTCGGCCAGTTGGCCGGCAGCGTCACGGCCGCGTTCGGCCTGGGGATAGCCAACAAGATTCTCGAACCGCAGATCGGCGCAGTGCTGGGCAAGATCCTGATCCTCGCGCTGATCATTCTGTTTATCCAGAAACGTCCGCAAGGGCTCTTCGCACTGAAAGGACGGGTGATCGACTGA